ATTTCCCTCGGCCCGGATGTGTCGGCCTCTGTCTATAAACATTTATCCGAGGAAGAGATTGAGAAGCTGACGCTAGAAATTTCCAACGTCCGTCAAGTGACGGCCGAACAAAAAGAGGAAGTGCTTGAAGAGTTTCGACAGCTCGCCTTGGCGCAAGATTACATTGCCCAAGGCGGCATCGCCTATGCGAAAGAAGTGCTTGAAAAAGCGCTCGGCCCGGATAAGGCGATGCAGATCATCAACCGCCTGACATCAGCGCTGATGGTGCGGCCGTTTGATTTCGCCCGCAAAGCCGACCCGATGCAGCTGTTAAACTTCATTCAAAATGAACATCCACAAACGATCGCTCTGATTCTTTCGTATTTGGAGCCGGCACAGGCAGGGCAAATTTTATCGGCGCTGCCGCAGGAAATGCAGGCGGATGTCGCCCGGCGCATCGCGCTGATGGACAGCACATCGCCGGAGATTATCAACGAAGTCGAGCAAATTTTGGAGCGGCGGCTGTCCGCGACCGTCGTGCAAGATTACACGCAAGCCGGCGGAATTGAGGCGGTCGTGGAAGTGCTGAACCAAGTCGACCGGAGCACGGAGCGGACGATTTTGGATGCCTTGGAAATTCAAGACCCGGAACTGGCTGAGGAAATTAAAAAACGGATGTTTGTCTTTGAAGATATCGTGACGCTCGATCACCGCGCCATTCAGCGCGTCATCCGCGAGGTGGACAACAACGATCTCATGTTGGCGCTGAAAGTAGCGAGCGACGAAGTGAAAAACATTATTTTCCGCAACATGTCGACAAGAATGGCCGAGACGTTCAAAGAAGAAATGGAATATATGGGGCCGGTTCGGCTGCGTGATGTCGAGGAGGCGCAATCGCGCATCGTCGCCGTGATCCGTCGTCTCGAAGAGGCCGGAGAAATCGTCATCGCGCGCGGGGGAGGAGATGATATTATTGTCTAACGTCATTAAAGCGCCGAAATTGGCGGCGCGCGCTGGGAAAAAGACGATCGTCGTGCAGCGCCATGTTTCCGATCTTCCATCGTCCGTCGACGATCGGCAGAGGGAGATGGAAGCGGTCGCCGCCGCCAAGGAAGAAGCAGCCAAGCTTCGCCGCCAGGCAGAGCAATATTACGAATCGGTGCGCGAGCAGTTGGCCCGCGAAAAAGAGGAATGGCAGCGGGAGAAAGAGCGTCTCATGCAGGAAGCGCGCGCCCGCGGGTATGAAGACGGCTATGCGGCTGGGCGCGAGGAGGCTTTGAGCGAGCACCGCGCGTTGATCGAGCAAGCCCGCCGCTTGGCGGAGCGAGCGAACACCGAATTTTACGCTCGCATCGAATCGACGGCTGAGGCGATGCTGGAGGTGGCGTTAAAAGCGGCCGAACGCATTATCGGCGCCGCGCTTGAGGGCGATCGAAACGCTTTTTTGCCGCTCGTGCACCAAGCGTTGCAGGAAGTGCGCCGGCAAACGGAAGTGGCCGTTTATGTGCATCCGCACGGCTACGAAATAGTGGCAGAGCAAAAGGAGCTGTTGAAATCTCTGTTTCCGCATCGCGTTGATCTATTCATCTACCCGGACGATGCGCTTCCTGAATATGGATGTGTCGTGGAGACGCCGTTTGGGCGCATCGAGGCGAGCGTCGATGTACAGCTTGAGCGGCTGCGCGAGGCGCTCTACCGGCGATTGAAGGAGGGAGCGTTTTCTGAACTGGCAGGCGCTTCTTGATGAAATAGACGCTATCGACTTGTATAAACGGTTTGGCAAAGTGTCGCGCGTCATCGGCTTGATGATGGAATCGAAAGGACCGAAAAGCTCGATTGGCGATCTTTGTTACATCCATGAACAGAGCGGATGCCGGAAAATTCCCGCCGAAGTCGTCGGCTTTCATGAACAGCACGTCTTGCTTATGCCGTTTTCCGCCATGTCTCATATCGCTCCCGGCTGCCTTGTCGAAGCGACCGGCCGGCCGCTTGAAGTGCACGTCGGCGATGCGCTCATTGGCATGGTTCTTGATCCGCTCGGCCAACCGCTTGACGGGAGCCCGTTGCCGCCCGGGCTGAAGCCGGTGTCGGTCGAACGCGATCCGCCCAATCCGCTCGTTCGGCCGCCGATTGTCGAACCGCTTGAAGTTGGCATCCGCGTCATCGACAGCCTGCTTGCCGTCGGCAAGGGGCAACGCGTCGGCATTTTTGCCGGCTCGGGCGTCGGCAAAAGCACGCTCATGGGAATGATCGCCCGCCATACGTCGGCTGATGTGAACGTCATCGCCTTAATCGGCGAGCGTGGCCGCGAAGTGCGCGAGTTTTTAGAGCGCGACCTTGGCCCGGACGGCTTGGCCCGCTCGGTCGTCGTCGTCGCCACGTCCGACCAGCCGGCGCTGATGCGCGTCAAAGGCGCCTATACGGCAACGGCGATCGCCGAATATTTCCGCGACCAAGGGGCGGATGTCATGCTCATGATGGACTCGGTCACCCGCGTCGCTATGGCGCAACGGGAGATTGGCCTTGCCGTCGGTGAGCCGCCGACGACGAAAGGCTATACGCCATCGGTCTTCGCCCTCCTGCCAAAGCTGCTTGAACGGGCTGGAACGAACGCTTCCGGCACGATCACCGCGTTTTATACGGTGCTTGTTGACGGCGATGACATGAATGAGCCGATCGCTGATGCGGTGCGCGGCATTTTGGATGGCCATTTTGTGTTGGAACGCCAGCTGGCGAACAAAGGGCATTACCCGGCGATTAACGTGCTCAAA
Above is a window of Geobacillus thermoleovorans DNA encoding:
- the fliH gene encoding flagellar assembly protein FliH, encoding MILLSNVIKAPKLAARAGKKTIVVQRHVSDLPSSVDDRQREMEAVAAAKEEAAKLRRQAEQYYESVREQLAREKEEWQREKERLMQEARARGYEDGYAAGREEALSEHRALIEQARRLAERANTEFYARIESTAEAMLEVALKAAERIIGAALEGDRNAFLPLVHQALQEVRRQTEVAVYVHPHGYEIVAEQKELLKSLFPHRVDLFIYPDDALPEYGCVVETPFGRIEASVDVQLERLREALYRRLKEGAFSELAGAS
- the fliG gene encoding flagellar motor switch protein FliG — its product is MAKRERKGGLSGRQKAAILLISLGPDVSASVYKHLSEEEIEKLTLEISNVRQVTAEQKEEVLEEFRQLALAQDYIAQGGIAYAKEVLEKALGPDKAMQIINRLTSALMVRPFDFARKADPMQLLNFIQNEHPQTIALILSYLEPAQAGQILSALPQEMQADVARRIALMDSTSPEIINEVEQILERRLSATVVQDYTQAGGIEAVVEVLNQVDRSTERTILDALEIQDPELAEEIKKRMFVFEDIVTLDHRAIQRVIREVDNNDLMLALKVASDEVKNIIFRNMSTRMAETFKEEMEYMGPVRLRDVEEAQSRIVAVIRRLEEAGEIVIARGGGDDIIV
- the fliI gene encoding flagellar protein export ATPase FliI; this encodes MNWQALLDEIDAIDLYKRFGKVSRVIGLMMESKGPKSSIGDLCYIHEQSGCRKIPAEVVGFHEQHVLLMPFSAMSHIAPGCLVEATGRPLEVHVGDALIGMVLDPLGQPLDGSPLPPGLKPVSVERDPPNPLVRPPIVEPLEVGIRVIDSLLAVGKGQRVGIFAGSGVGKSTLMGMIARHTSADVNVIALIGERGREVREFLERDLGPDGLARSVVVVATSDQPALMRVKGAYTATAIAEYFRDQGADVMLMMDSVTRVAMAQREIGLAVGEPPTTKGYTPSVFALLPKLLERAGTNASGTITAFYTVLVDGDDMNEPIADAVRGILDGHFVLERQLANKGHYPAINVLKSVSRVMPHMISAEHREAANRFRRLLSTYIDSEDLIQIGAYKRGSSQEIDEAIEFYPQMMAFCRQNIDEKTTRAESIDALLRLLSVR